The proteins below come from a single Bombyx mori chromosome 19, ASM3026992v2 genomic window:
- the LOC101737541 gene encoding ATP-dependent (S)-NAD(P)H-hydrate dehydratase has protein sequence MTPSFNIILVILQVILFTFQITNGNECKMNFLTSKDILKKLTSNIVPTLNGKSKGDLGRIGIIGGSVEYTGAPYFSAIAAFKAGADIVYVITTEDAAPVIKIYSPDLIVYPFLNKKYASKISSLLPKMDAIVIGPGLGREDETMKLTYDIIESCKVLEKPIVIDADGLYAISKNISIIQDYPKAGAILTPNGRESKKLMESINSNGSNWFNYWGENVSVLEKGETDKFHSRVPSYNWASSEGGSERRVGGQGDFLSGSLATFYHWALTSDVCQGEQHGQISQSLASYAAARLVRTCNSQAFEKYGRSMMASDMIKEIHSAYKKVFED, from the exons ATGACTCCAAGTTTCAATATAATTCTTGTTATCTTACAAGTGATTTTGTTTACTTTCCAAATTACTAATGGCAATGAGTGTAAAATGAACTTCCTTACTTCTAAagatattttaaagaaattaacaaGTAATATTGTTCCAACACTCAATGGAAAATCAAAAGGCGATCTTGGTAGAATAGGAATAATAGGAGGGTCAGTTGAATATACAGGGGCTCCGTACTTCTCAGCCATTGCTGCTTTCAAG GCAGGAGCGGATATAGTTTACGTAATTACTACTGAAGACGCAGCGccagttattaaaatttacagtcCTGATCTCATAGTCTATCCATTTCTAAACAAAAAGTATGCATCGAAAATAAGTTCTCTATTACCTAAAATGGACGCGATCGTTATTGGACCGGGCTTAGGAAGAGAAGATGAAACAATGAAACTAACGTATGACATAATAGAAAGCTGTAAAGTATTGGAGAAGCCCATAGTCATCGACGCCGATGGCTTATACGCTATTTCAAAAAACATATCCATTATTCAGGATTATCCAAAGGCAGGCGCCATTTTGACACCGAACGGACGCGAATCGAAGAAGTTGATGGAATCGATAAATTCGAATGGATCTAATTGGTTCAACTATTGGGGGGAAAACGTTTCGGTTTTAGAAAAAGGCGAAACTGATAAATTTCATTCAAGAGTACCATCGTACAACTGGGCTTCGTCCGAAGGTGGCTCGGAGAGACGCGTTGGTGGTCAAGGAGACTTCCTATCAGGCTCGCTGGCTACATTTTATCATTGGGCGTTAACAAGCGATGTGTGCCAAGGCGAACAACACGGACAAATTTCACAAAGCTTGGCGAGCTACGCCGCAGCCCGACTAGTCAGAACTTGTAATTCTCAAGCATTCGAAAAATACGGAAGAAGCATGATGGCTTCTGATATGATTAAAGAAATTCATTCGGCATACAAAAAAGTGTTTGAAGATTAG